Within Schaalia sp. HMT-172, the genomic segment GCACCGCCGCGAGCGCCTGGGGGGCGCTCGTCATGGGCAGGAGGACGGCTCCGGCGGGGGCGACCTGGTGGACGGCCTGTTCGGTAAAGGTGCCGAAGGGGCCGAGGAAGGCGATGCGAAGCTTGTCACCGAGGGGCGCGGGGCCGGGAATGTTCGTCGTCATGGTGTCAAGGGTATCGACACGCCCCGGGGCCCGGCACTCGCACGGGCGCGCCAGCTGCGCATTGTGGCCTATCGCGCGGGGTAGGGGGATGCGGGCGCGCCCGAATCCCCCACGCGCCTCGTCTTGACAGGCGCGCTGCTACTCCTGGCGGGACTTGATGCCGTCGGCGAATGCGTCGTGGCCGCCGCCCGGGGTGACGTCGCCGCAGGCAGTGATCTTCCACAGCTTCGCGGTGCCGCCCGCGTCGACCAGTTCGAAGCCCGTGGAGGTGTCGACCCCGTATAGGCCGGGGCTGCGCGAGGAGCGCATGAAGTTGTAGTAGGCGCCGTCTTCTTCCTCGTAGAAGTGGGTGATGCCGAGCTCGCGCACGACCTCGCACACCTCGGGGTCGGTGGCGATGTCGTGGAAGCGCTGGGTGAGGACCCGCTGGGAGGCGACATCCTCGTTAGCGGTGGTGAGCTGCGGGAAGACGGCCTTGCGGCTCGCGAGCAGCTCGGAGTATGCGGCTCCCGCGATCGGGTCGCCGAGAATGAGGGCGTCGGGCGCGGTCGTGTACTTCATGCGCCTGAGCATGGCGAGTTCGCCCTTGGTGGCCATGCCGGGCTTGCCCAAGCGCGCGGGGTCGTAGACGGAGGCGACCGCGGAGTTGCGTGCGTCGATCGCGCCGAAGCCGGACAGGATGAGGATGAGGGCGCCGACCCCGACCTGGATGGGCCAGCGGGGCGCCTCGACGTCGGTGTCGACGCCGCGGTCTTGGAGGATGCGGCGCAGCGAGGAGGTCCACGCCGCGTGGATGACGTGGACGATGGCGGCGAAGCCGACGGCCATGAGGACGGTCAGCGCGATGTCTTCGACGCCCATGATGCGTCGGGCGTCCTTGTACCAGGGGGCCAGCAGGTAGGTGCGTAGCGCGGAGTTGGGCGCGTATGCGAGCCCGGTGAGGGCGGCAAGGATGAGGTAGGAGACAAGCGGCCACGCGGGCATGGGCGCGGCCTTCTCTTCGGTCGAGACGGGGCGCGCCGAGGCCCGGGTGCCCTCGTCCTCGCCGGTGACCTCGCCGCTGGCCTCGTCGGTGTCCTCGGAAAGCCCCGCCTGGGCGGCGGCGCGCGCGAGGGGGTCGCGGCGGCGCAGGAGCGTGTCGAGGTGCGCGGTCACCGCGATGCCCGCGATGAGGAGAACCGTCTGGAGGAAGGCCCACTGGGCGGTGGCGGCGGTGCTGGCGAAGGGAGGGTAGGGCACGAAGGCGTGCGCGAAGGCCTCGCCCCAGCTACTTCCGGCTCGCGGGTACTTGCTCATCGCCTGAATCTTGGGGGAGGCGAGGGCGATGAGGGGAAGTGCGACGACGGCGAGGCCGACGGCCGCCCAGACGATGGCGAGGAGTTGGCCGCGCCCGTCGCGCCCGAGGGCGGCGCGCGCGAAGGACGCGATGGACGCCAGGAGGGGCGCCACGAGGAAGGCGAGGAGGGAGAAGGCGGCGCTCGGGTGGACTCCGACGAGGCCGAGGCACCCGATGGCGAGGAACACTCCCTGCGGGATGCGGCGGGCGAAGGAGCGCAAGCCCTCCCCGTCGCTCAGGTCCGACGCGAAGCGTCGGCCGGCGACGATGGCGGCGGCGGCGAGGCCGGGAACGAGGACCGTGCCCGTCGCGTTGGGCCACTGGTTGTACATGGTGAGCGCGTCGGCGGGCATGTTCAGGAGCGTGCCGGCAATGACCGGGGCGGCGAGGAGCGCGCTGCGCGACGCGGTGAGCACGGAGACGAGGGCGGCCAGGCCGATGACCCACACGGCCATGAGGGCCAGGGAGGAGACGTTGGCGGTCTGGACGACCGAGTCGTAGCGGGCGAAGAGCGCGACGAAGGCGTGCCAGCCCGTCGGATAGTAGACGCGGCGTCCCCCGTAGAGCTCGTGGAGTCCGCCAAAGGGGCTGGCATCCTTGCCGTAGAGGATCGCGTGGACGCCGTTCTGGTGGAAGGTCGGGTCCCACTGCTGGACCGGGTTGGCGGGGTCGGCTCCCCTGATGAGCGGCCACGCGGCCAGGAGGAATCCGACGAGGACCGCGCCCCACGTGGCGGCGCGGATCGCGGCCTGCGCGGCGCCGATGGGGGCGCGCACGCCCAGGGCCTGACGGAACGGCACGCCGTTGAGTGCAAATCCGCCGTTCGTCCGGTGGAAGTAGCTCAGTGCCCAGGTGAGCGCGCCGCCGAGGGTACTAAGTCCGAGGACGGGCATGACCGTGGAGGGCTCCCACTCGATGTCGAAGGCCGGGTAGGCGACGGAGAGGAAGGTGATCAGGCCGAAGGTAAACGCGGGCGCGGCGCCGATCGCGACGAGCGACGAGCGCGAGCCGGCCCGCAGCCACATGAAGCCTGGCAGCACCAGGGCGACCATCATGGCCAGCAGGGTCGGGACCAGCATCCACCAGGCCAGCATGGCTTACTCCTTGTCGGCGCCGGCGCGACGCTTGCCGACCATCTCGATGATGACGGGCAGGACGGAGGCCAGGATGATGACGGCCAGGATGAGCGTCAGGTTGTCGTGCACGAAGGGCACGTTGCCCAGGAGCG encodes:
- a CDS encoding DUF6541 family protein, translating into MLAWWMLVPTLLAMMVALVLPGFMWLRAGSRSSLVAIGAAPAFTFGLITFLSVAYPAFDIEWEPSTVMPVLGLSTLGGALTWALSYFHRTNGGFALNGVPFRQALGVRAPIGAAQAAIRAATWGAVLVGFLLAAWPLIRGADPANPVQQWDPTFHQNGVHAILYGKDASPFGGLHELYGGRRVYYPTGWHAFVALFARYDSVVQTANVSSLALMAVWVIGLAALVSVLTASRSALLAAPVIAGTLLNMPADALTMYNQWPNATGTVLVPGLAAAAIVAGRRFASDLSDGEGLRSFARRIPQGVFLAIGCLGLVGVHPSAAFSLLAFLVAPLLASIASFARAALGRDGRGQLLAIVWAAVGLAVVALPLIALASPKIQAMSKYPRAGSSWGEAFAHAFVPYPPFASTAATAQWAFLQTVLLIAGIAVTAHLDTLLRRRDPLARAAAQAGLSEDTDEASGEVTGEDEGTRASARPVSTEEKAAPMPAWPLVSYLILAALTGLAYAPNSALRTYLLAPWYKDARRIMGVEDIALTVLMAVGFAAIVHVIHAAWTSSLRRILQDRGVDTDVEAPRWPIQVGVGALILILSGFGAIDARNSAVASVYDPARLGKPGMATKGELAMLRRMKYTTAPDALILGDPIAGAAYSELLASRKAVFPQLTTANEDVASQRVLTQRFHDIATDPEVCEVVRELGITHFYEEEDGAYYNFMRSSRSPGLYGVDTSTGFELVDAGGTAKLWKITACGDVTPGGGHDAFADGIKSRQE